Sequence from the Gloeocapsopsis dulcis genome:
AGAGCATCGATTCTTTCTTGTTTGACCCATGCTGCATCTGGAGAACGATTTGCTCCATTAGGTAGTTTAAAACCACTAGAAGAATCAAAGGTTACTCCAGTGCCATCATTTTCTGCCCAATTTGATAAACGTTGAGTGAGTTTAGAATTGCGCTTACCAGTTCCCCAACCAGTTGGTGGTGACATCACGATTTCCCCAGTGGCGGTGCGTTCTAATTTGAGGTCTGGATTTGCTTGACAAAGTTGATAAAACTGCTCATCTGTTAAATCAACAACCGAATGTAAATCTAGGGTAATAGCAGTCATTGTTGCTACTCTCCAGCTTATTAATGCATCTATAAATATTGTGTGCCACTTAAGGTACTGCGCAGATGTGATCGCAACCCTATGTTCCAGAAGATCTTTATCAGCGAATTAAAGAAATTGCAGATCAGGAACGTCGCTCGGTAAATCAGCAAATTATTGTACTCTTAGAGCAGTCATTGCAGCAGAAGTGATCGCGAGTTGAAGTCTTAGCAAGTATCGATCAAAGAAACGCCACAATTGCCAAATGTGTCGGCATAACGCTTGACTCGGCTGAAATGATTGCAGAAGATCGCCGTTAATGCTACTAGTGATTGACAGCAGTGTTTTAGCTAAATGGTTGTTTCCAGAACCATTGCAGTCACAAGCAAGGGTTGTACGTCAAGACTGGGAATCCTCTAGAGTGGAATTGATTACTCCTAACTTGATGTTTGTTGAAGTTGGTAAATTGGTTGACGTTGACTAACTCTTTTGAATTGTAGACTGTTGTGGTAAGGAGCTTCGCGCCAGAGGTTGGTTGTAGGCTTTTGCAGCTTGTTCTTGCATAGATGTAGGAAGTTGGCGTTGCTTACGGAATGTTTTAGTTACACTCGATTGCATTATTTAGACAGGAAAAACGTCATCGAGTGGCACAGTTTCACCATTAGCAATCTCTTGTCGGATCGTAGCAGCCAGTCGATCCCATTGTTGATCGGTTGTTGCCTCAAAGCGAGTTCTCCAAGCTTGTTCATCTTGGAGTTCATTCAGAAGCTTAAGAGCGATCGCATCTTGCTGATCGTCTGAGCGTTTTTCGATTTCTGCGATTGCACGGCGAAGTAGTTCAGTCGTGTTTCAAT
This genomic interval carries:
- a CDS encoding Uma2 family endonuclease, with protein sequence MTAITLDLHSVVDLTDEQFYQLCQANPDLKLERTATGEIVMSPPTGWGTGKRNSKLTQRLSNWAENDGTGVTFDSSSGFKLPNGANRSPDAAWVKQERIDALNPDPDKFLPLAFDFAVELMSASDDLETTQAKMQEYCDNGVRLGWLIDPKNQRVEIYRQGQPVEILHSPVTLSGEDVLPGFVLDLQDIL